The sequence below is a genomic window from Candidatus Bathyarchaeota archaeon.
GGAAGTGCACTTAAAGCAGGTATCAAAAAGAATATCTCCCCGCATGTACTCCGTCACTCGTTTGCTACCCACATGCTCGAACGAGGCGTAAACCTCAAACGTCTGCAACTGTTAATGGGGCACAACTCGATGAAAACAACCTCTGTTTACCTACACCTGGCCGACCTTGACAAGGTGCAACTGCCCGATTTAACCCAGACAAAACCAGAAGATGATGCAGACTACAGGGAATAAGCGCCAGCAGGTGGAACTGGCCGACATCATACGTGAATACAGACCAACATTGAAAGCAAACGCAAAGCTTTGTCCCGAACAGTTCAAAGCCATTGACGACATCTGTTCTTGTCGCACTTCAAGCCTGAAAGGACACCTGAGTGTATGTGACAACTGTGGGTATCGCGAACAGTCGTACAACTCATGCCGGAACCGCCATTGCAACAAATGCCAGTACCAAAAACAAACCATTTGGGCTCAAAATCTCAAAGGGAGATTGCTACCGGGCAAATACTTTCATTTAGTGTTTACCCTGCCCGGTTGTTTAAACCGTCTGATTTACCGTAATCAGCAAATATGTTACAGTTTATTGTTTGCCAAGGCCTGGTCGGCTCTGCAGGTGCTGTGTGCCAATCCCCGTTTCCTTGGGGCACAGCCAGGAGCAGTAGTCGTACTGCATACCTGGTCTTCCACGCTGGTTTATCATCCCCATGTTCATATGCTGGTCCCGGCCGGGGGATTGTCCGAAGATGGGTTGGAATGGGTCAAGGCGAAAAACGATTTTTTAGTACCTGTTAAAGCCTTGTCGAAAGTGTTCCGGGCCCGCTTTTGTGAGGCTTTGTTGAACCTGTTGCAGACCGACAGCCTGGAGCTTCCCGAAGGGTTCCAAACCCGGGG
It includes:
- a CDS encoding IS91 family transposase, coding for MELADIIREYRPTLKANAKLCPEQFKAIDDICSCRTSSLKGHLSVCDNCGYREQSYNSCRNRHCNKCQYQKQTIWAQNLKGRLLPGKYFHLVFTLPGCLNRLIYRNQQICYSLLFAKAWSALQVLCANPRFLGAQPGAVVVLHTWSSTLVYHPHVHMLVPAGGLSEDGLEWVKAKNDFLVPVKALSKVFRARFCEALLNLLQTDSLELPEGFQTRGLKQRLYAKPWVVYAKKTGKTADRALEYLGRYTHRVAISNQRIYSFNQGKVSFRCKDPKTGRYNREMTLEAETFIKRFLLHVLPSGFYKIRYFGVLSSANTANKKEQCLALIAKQQYISPLEGLSTYEAFRILTGSDPLRCKKCNDGLMLAYPINNSA